One segment of Brassica napus cultivar Da-Ae chromosome C3, Da-Ae, whole genome shotgun sequence DNA contains the following:
- the LOC106454030 gene encoding uncharacterized protein LOC106454030 translates to MVERLPGVAPAIQRSNPDSYADTPFAEEIASVEMPRKFSFPSIKMYDGTGDPDDHIAQYKQRMLAVALPKESREATMCKGFGSTLIGPALQWYINLPTSSIFSFAVLCDKFGEQFTSSRSLEKTSDGLYEILQHRVEPLRDYIARFNQEKVAVPECSIPTAISAFKRCLLPDWGLYKELTMYPCKTMEDVLSRAWAQVKWEEDVASRAKAQPKQDQRSARSDRGDRDERSSQRRSKDSGSRDRGRFQYRPQEKEEGMSVSTWPEISHLSISTPELVNALRQMGQQGHLREFLLEKAKAHLSKETAGKSKVAAPASLPRQDQVIHVISGGSEVSGVSNTAAKKSTRNAKHGLGTTQLKRLLLGTDEISFTAKEQEKILAPHHDALVISLTVANCLVKRILVDNGSSSKIIFQTAYQDLGLEESTLTRKVTPLIGFSGEVKQTAGEVILPVYVEGVNMSTKFLVVDCQSAYNMILGRPWIHDMGAVPSTLHEMVKFPTPWGIRIIRGDQENSRSCYQTTLKGKTKDLRPPPHINKITENFIRYQPVVSRINKWGTSTPRRPPQRVHRADLEQRARRRHRIETLSQAGDLRTWSLQWMNVTTRFMEVLKTFINRRQWSPNTKGRGMKRGSTAVPRRKKEAEPCRRRRNPLARTLVPKASQTLQIT, encoded by the exons ATGGTAGAACGCCTACCAGGAGTAGCTCCCGCAATCCAAAGGAGCAACCCTGATTCCTACGCGGATACCCCTTTTGCGGAAGAGATTGCCTCGGTTGAGATGCCTAGAAAGTTCTCCTTCCCCAGCATCAAGATGTATGACGGTACTGGCGACCCCGACGATCACATCGCGCAGTACAAGCAAAGGATGTTGGCGGTTGCACTCCCTAAGGAGTCCCGCGAAGCCACGATGTGCAAAGGGTTCGGTTCCACTCTGATCGGACCTGCCTTGCAATGGTACATCAATCTCCCAACCAGCTCCATATTTTCCTTCGCAGTCCTGTGCGATAAATTCGGGGAGCAATTCACAAGCAGTAGGAGCCTGGAGAAGACTTCAGATGGTCTCTACGAGATCCTCCAGCATCGAGTGGAACCCCTGCGAGActacatagcccgcttcaaCCAGGAGAAAGTGGCGGTCCCCGAATGCAGCATCCCTACTGCTATCTCTGCCTTCAAGAGATGCCTACTTCCAGATTGGGGGCTATACAAAGAGCTGACCATGTATCCTTGCAAGACCATGGAAGATGTGTTGTCCCGAGCCTGGGCGCAGGTGAAGTGGGAGGAAGATGTTGCTAGCCGCGCCAAGGCTCAGCCAAAGCAGGACCAAAGGTCAGCCCGATCAGATCGAGGAGACCGAGATGAAAGATCCTCCCAAAGGAGATCCAAGGACTCTGGTAGTAGAGACAGGGGCAGGTTCCAGTACCGGCcgcaagagaaggaagaagggaTGTCGGTATCTACCTGGCCCGAAATCTCCCATCTCTCAATATCAACACCAGAGCTAGTCAACGCACTGAGACAGATGGGCCAACAG GGGCATCTCCGAGAATTCCTCTTAGAGAAAGCCAAGGCCCACCTCAGCAAAGAGACAGCAGGGAAATCCAAAGTAGCTGCACCAGCCTCACTACCTCGCCAAGATCAGGTGATCCATGTCATATCCGGAGGCTCAGAAGTAAGCGGAGTAAGCAACACAGCCGCAAAGAAAAGCACCCGTAACGCTAAGCATGGTTTGGGAACGACCCAACTGAAGCGCCTACTTCTAGGCACCGACGAGATAAGCTTCACAGCTAAGGAGCAAGAGAAGATCCTGGCTCCCCACCATGATGCTCTAGTTATCTCTCTCACCGTAGCAAACTGCTTGGTGAAAAGAATACTAGTAGACAATGGCAGCTCCAGTAAAATCATCTTCCAGACGGCGTACCAAGATCTAGGGCTGGAGGAGAGCACCCTGACGCGTAAGGTAACCCCACTCATCGGGTTCAGCGGCGAGGTGAAGCAAACCGCCGGAGAGGTTATCCTCCCAGTATACGTTGAAGGGGTCAACATGTCTACCAAATTCCTGGTCGTAGATTGCCAATCGGCATATAACATGATCTTGGGACGACCCTGGATTCATGACATGGGAGCAGTCCCTTCAACCCTTCATGAGATGGTGAAGTTCCCTACACCCTGGGGCATCAGAATAATTAGGGGAGACCAGGAGAATTCTCGATCCTGCTACCAGACCACCCTGAAGGGGaagaccaag GACCTTCGTCCCCCGCCTCACATAAACAAAATCACCGAGAACTTTATCAGATATCAGCCAGTGGTCTCGCGGATAAACAAGTGGGGCACGAGTACTCCAAGGAGACCTCCTCAGAGGGTACATCGGGCGGATCTGGAGCAAAGGGCGCGTCGCAGACACAGGATCGAGACACTTAGCCAGGCAGGAGACCTCCGAACCTGGTCGCTCCAGTGGATGAATGTGACTACACGTTTCATGGAAGTGCTGAAAACCTTCATCAACAGGAGACAGTGGTCCCCGAACACTAAGGGCCGGGGCATGAAACGAGGCTCGACCGCGGTTCCTAGACGCAAGAAAGAGGCAGAACcctgcagaagaaggaggaaccctCTAGCAAGGACGCTCGTCCCAAAAGCAAGTCAAACGCTGCAGATCACCTAG